The genomic interval tttttttctttatattagtattgtatATTTAATAGTTTTGTTATAAGTTAGTATGCCTATACAtgttagtgaagtaggttctgtgataaaATACTACAGTCTGATCGGTGGTGtgatttattgtttttcatatGTTGTTATAAAAAGTTTGTTTGTGCTATTCataggttttaaaaattttgggttTACGCTTTCTAAGCCGTTATGTTGCCCAAATTTTGGTAGATAgttaaataatgtaatttttaatttaaataaattaaataaaaatttgttaaataatatatatcataaaatgtcaaaagtatgcaaaaaaaaaaataaatttataaactttataatatttaatttaaataaataaaatagaaaaatataaattagtatatattaaaaaatataataagtaatcaaaatatttgttttagtaatctttaatttaaataaataaaattgaaaattataaattagtatatattataaaatataataagtaatcaaaatatcttttttattttaaaaaatttgtaatctttaatttaaataaataaaattaaaaattaaaaattagtatatattataaaatataataggtaatcaattttttttattattttaaaaatttgtaatctttaatttaattgaataaatgtgaaaattataaattactatttattgtttaattttaaaaagtaagtaAGTAATATTATCAACTTTAAAAAGGTTGTAATttttaagttaaataaataacatagaaaattataaatgaatatttattacaaaattgaaaatgtaagcaaatgatatttttttgattaaaaagtttgtaatttgtaatttaaataaataaaataaaaaagtataaattaatatttactataaaatttaaaatgtaatgaagtgatatttataaattttataatatttatacttataattttaaaaaaaataaaataaaattttaaagtaattgTAAGAATTTAATCTAATTATTATAAAGTAAGTGTAATTATAAAGTAAGTACAAATGagcataaaatattaaaatagcataaaattaaatttttattatcttttcttgatctctttggttatacaccaaagataggatagaacaattgtatttgtatttgtattatcacatagtgataatttattttttctaattttacacaTGCACGAAATACCTTAGACCCGTTTGGAGAGGCTGAGTCAGTAAGACTTTTTAATACGCTTCTCCAAATTATCCAGGACTGtttgtgtaacgccctaaataattaggcacgctacccaatatACTTATGGAATCCTAAGCCCCTAATTCGGGATTACTATataaaaatagcgcagaatttaaactttttaaattaaacagAGTGAAAataaaacatgtaatatatttaaacttttaaacggttgggatcccaaaaatatttacaaacttattacaagtcttttctttctagccgacctaagcggcaaaacagaatacaaaaattCAACACTGATAGACCATTAACCCGCTTGGTTTCatatggcttgaacatgtacattcctaaccctgctcctgaaactcatggttgatcagctaatgccttaccctttcctgcacagtagagcacctgtgagccaagcccagcaagacagtatataacataacaataataatatgctcatcatattgTTTAAACAATGATGCCATTCATATATGTCTGtgtgtcacagacctgcatgtcacactcacatgcctatttatgtctacgtggcgtagacctatgtgttgcgctcacacatctctttatatctacgtggcgtagacctacgtgttgctctcatacgtctaattacaataaggtctttgaatagttcatctcggttctgattaccgagtccaacttgattatgccttgtACGCATAACCTTTAATCTCAATATGTATAACACATAATTAATGGTGCCACTGCACCATTGGTCTATCTACtgtagacctgcatgttacgctcacatgcatatttatgtctacgtggcgtagacctacgtgttgctctcacacgtctaaatacaataaggccttagtagggtttacctcggttttgattaccgagcctaacctgattatgccttgcttgcataaccctattcttatatatacgtaatccatacattacgttctttcgatggtttatcctggtgatatataccaggtctaacccagttatgtctCATATACATAACTTTTAACATACATGCATGTATTCAACACTAATAACAACATATACAATCTTacggtaataaccctaacttacaTACTGAGTAACTACTCATACAATACTCTTCTATATACTTATATAACATTTACTAAGAGTgttaaccctaactcatgctttCACTGGATTCATAacattctagggtaataaccctagaccgcattaaaattaacttaagGTACCAGCTTACCGAGTCTAGCTTAATTATGCCTTCAGTGCATAATtcataatctcaatatatacatttttttaacatggcatagtatttatacaacatatatcactagggtaataactctaggctattaaaccgctcatgttagggtaataaccctaatcccggttactaaactttcatgcatatcattcacaatataagcgccactgcgcatactctacatgctaatcactgtcttacctgttgtccagcaATAGAAAGAGATTCTAAATCCCTGGGTGCTCCTAATCAGGTGccagtaatcctagtcacacaaatccgagataattcacacttagggttaacccctgatttcaacTCATTAAAATTAAAGCATGGCATTTATAACTCAGATAATCatacagagctcggaacgagctttccaacgatataaagaactcccaaatcggagttcagaatcaaaagttatgcatTTTCAAAGTTTCAAcacaaactgcccaaaaatcatgagggcgggccgcggcatgcccaAACCATGCCGCGACACCTGGGACAAAACCCAAGTTCCACCAAGaggggcgggccgcggcatgctccagAGCATGCCGCGGCATCTGGGTGCAGAACCCAGAAACCAGCAAGCTTTCCTTCGAATTTGAGCTTGAAAATCCAATCTTTCACTCCAATTTCTCAACCAAGCATACAAATTAACAACTGGGATTACTAGCATATCATAGACACTCAATTAACACATTACATGCATCTAAATCATCATAAGATCACCAAAAATCAGATTGAGAAACATAGCAAAAAATCATGCCTAAACTCATCAAAACTTCATGCTCAAGGGGATGAACTCAACCCACTTCAAACCTATTAAAATTCAGCAGCATAGCATCAATTTAAACATGAAATTCCAATCTAAAAACACCATGTAATCACTGCCCAAGCTCAACCACAAAACACATAATAAATAGAAACTCAATTCCATAAGATTAGCATCCTTTTCATCACACATGCAAGAAGAAAATCCAAACTCAAACACATGCTTTTTACTCTACAATTTCAGCAAGAATTCAATATTTAGTTTCAATTAATTCAGCAAGAAACTACCTTGATTCCTTGCACAAGCTTTAACCCAATCTCCAACACAACAAATTCTCCAACCAACACTCTTAATTCAAGTTAAATCTCACAAATCACAAATTAGCTTTAATCAAATGTAATTCAaatatggtcaaatgaccattttgcccctagggcttaAATTCAcacatacaccctcacaagggtaatttagtcatttcatgcataaataattcaccattaaatttcagattatcactcatcaaataaaatgccaattaaatcaatccaatttgcatttcgggcccgaacacggtttggcccgaaattcccggttgtgactataccgtgccaacctgtcagaacacacctgaaagacaacacaggcatactatataataatatagttctattaagcacgtaattaaattaatcttatcaatttacccttctcaggtcataattaccaaaatgcccctggctcaccaacggggtcttaacatgttaaatttcatataatttcacatatattgaactatataataatataattccatcaatgactcataattatctagttagggctTTGATAATCCTTTTTTTAACTCCGGGTATTACAGTTTGTCCGCATAGATAGTTTGGGCTTGTTTTATACTTATAGTATGATCTAttgcttatttgattatttcattagTAGATATTTTGGTACAACGTCTTCTTACACGTTCTTGTAAGTCGGCAAACTTAATTACTACAAGTTTGCTAACTTATAAGAACTGTGGGGAGGTGCTGccaaaatttttacaaaaatgaaataattttaaGAGCGTAGATTGTACTATATGTATATTACAAACCTGAATCGGATAGGTTCTTTAACCTTTTAGTAACGGAGTAAGAAGGTGGATTAGGACACTTGCACATTTTCTTGTTTGTTCTTaaaatttttttgttaattacttCATAGTGGAAGATGCCTACCAACCGAGGTTGGATGAAGGCGCATCGGCGCTCTGCAGAGTTTCGAAGTGGCGTTGACGAGTTCCTTGCGGTAGCAACGAACCACGTGAATTCTAACGGATTAGCTCGATGACCATGCATGCGGTGTTTGAATGTGAATTTCCACACACCTGCAACTATAAGAGTTCATTTATTTCTCAGCGGGATCCAACCTTCGTACAATCCCTGGTATTTCCACGGAGAGACTTTTTCTCAGCTCGTAGTTGAACTTCCTGAAAATGACGAAGAGGAAATGGAAGATATGTTGGCAGACATGTTAAGAGGGGACCCTGGGTTTGACGAATCTGCCAGCACTACTGATTCTTTCAGAGAACCCCCTATCAATGACAACAACAAGTTTGATGACTTGTTTAAGGAGATGGAGTCTGAGTTATATCCAGGTTGCAAAAAATCAGCCCTCAATGCACTGGTAAAGCTTATGCACTGCAAGGTTTAGAATAGGTGGAGTAACGACTCTTTCGATATGTTGCTGTCCATCTTGATTGATCTATTTTTAgaggggacaaaattaccgaAGTCGCATTATGAGTCGAAGATGCGATTGCgcaatctaggtttgggttacgACTCAATAGATGTGTGCAAGTATAATTGTGCCATTTTCTGGAAGGAGAATGAGAAGAAAGAGTTTTGCCCTGTATGTGGCGAATCACGATGGCTGAAAAAAAGGGTAATGGTAAAAAAGTTCCTCACAAAGTTATGCGTTACTTCCCACTCACACCGAGACTAAAACGATTATATTGCTCAAGACACACTGCGGAGGATATGCGGTGGCATTACTCACAGAGACCAAAAGAAGACGGTGTGCTTAGGCATCCTGCGGATGCTGAAGAATGGAAGCAATTTGACCGCCTTTATCCGTCTTTTGCTGTTGAACCAAGAAATGTCAGACTGGGCTTGGCTACTGACGGTTTTAATCCATTAGGCAACATGAGCAACTCTTACAGCCTGTGGCCAATTATTTGTGTCCCATATAATTTGCCACCGTGGAAGTGTATGAATCTAAATCGTTGTTGTTGGCCTTATTAATTCCAGGTCCTTCATCTCCTGGGAAAGACATAGATGTATTCATGAGATCGTTAATTGATGAACTAAAACAGTTGTGGGAGACGGGTGTTGAAACCCGAGATTCCTACAACGGAACTGTGTTTTCAATGCGTGCGGCAGTGTTGTGGACAATAAATGATTTTTCTGCTTATGCTCTAATGTCTGGTTGGAGCACAAAAGGGTATATGGCGTGTCCCACTTGCAATGAACACACTCCTTCCATTGGCCTAAATAGTAAGATTGGATATGTTGGCCACAGACGTTTTCTCGAAATGAGTGATCCGAGAAGGAGCAGCAAAAAGTACAATGGTAAGCCTGAGAAGAGAGCACCACCTCCTGTATTGACGGGGGATGATATTTTATCTCAATTAAACCGAATTCCATTGAGTTTGCCTGGAAAACACAAACAGTTCGGGGGTGTGAAACGGAAGCGTTCTAGTGAAGAGCTAAATTGgtctaaaaaaagtattttttttagcttAAGTACTGGAAGCATTTGTCCTTACGACATAATCTTGATGTAATGCACATTGAGAAAAATATGTGTGACAGCTTAGTAGGTACTCTTCTAAGTATCGACGGGAAGTCAAAGGATACCGACAAGGCGAGAATGGATTTGCAAGACTTGCAAATACGACGTGAGTTGTGGTTGTATGAAGACCGAAATGGGAAGTGGAAAAATCCTCCAGCTAGTTACACACTTAGTGTCCAAGAACGGATTGAATCTGCAGACTTCATAAAGTCTGTACGATTTCCGGACGGTTTCGCAGCAAACTTAGACAAAAATGTAAATTTGGATACGGGCAAGATTTTCAGGTTcaaatcacatgattgtcatgtGTTGTTACAACGTTTACTACCAGAAGGTATCCGTAAGTTCTTGAAAAAAGAAATTCGGGACACAATCATTGAGCTGTGTGTGTATTTCAAACAATTATGCTCAAGAACACTTAATGTTTCGGATTTAGAAAAAATGCAAACAAATATTCTAACTATTTTGTGCAAGTTAGAAACAATTTTTCCACCGgctttcttcgacataatggtTCACGTAGTTATGCATCTCCCTAAAGAAGCTATACTAGGTGGACCGGTGCAGTACAGGTGGATGTATCCCATTGAGCGGTCAATGTCTGTGTACATGCAATATGTCAGGAATCGTGCCCGTCCGGAAGGCTCTATTGCTGAATCTTTTGTGGTTAATGAGGCATTAACATTTTGCTCAATGTACTTCCGAGAAGTGGAAACTCGATTCAACAGTCCTGACCGGAATAATGACATTGTCCAAAACATGCCAACTCGATAATTTTCTGTATTCAAGCATGTTGGCCGACCCCTCGGTATGAGGACACTCGACACCTTACCCATGCAAAGCAAGCGTAAGGCTGAGTGGTACATTTTGAACAATTGCACAGAGGTTGAGCCGTATATCAAGTAAGTGTAAATTCCATAAACACAAACACACAATAGTCGACTTCATCTAAAAAAATTTTAGCTTACTAAGtgcattatattatatagtgaGCACAAGGAGTTGCTTCAAGCAAGGGGTGTAGGCAATATTGAAAAAGTGCAAGAGACTGAGTTCCCTGAATGGTTCAAAACTCGAGTAAGAGTTGTTGCCTCTCAATACTCATAATTTTGTTCTCAATAATTGTTCaacttttcttaatttaatatttttcctgAAATGTAGATTAATGAACTACGGTTGAGCAACCTGGGTGCAGTGTCAGATGAGTTGTATGCTATTGCTAACCCAGCGAAtgtagcaatttatttttatccagGGTGCATAGTGAACAGTATTAAATTTTTGGTGAAGGAAAGGGATGATAACGGCAAAACACAAAATAGCAGTGCTATGGTGCCCGGTGAAGATGGACAAAATTTTTACGGCAcacttgaaaaaattatggagTTCACTTATTTAAAAGACTGCAgtgttctcttatttttttgtaagtggTTTGACACTAATGGGAGTAGAATGGATAGTGACGGTGTTATTACTAGAATTTGCGTCAACCGAAAGTGGTACCAAAATGAACCGTTCATACTTGCATCTCAAGAAAGATTGATCTATTATATTCCTGATTTGAAGAACGGTAAAGATTGGCTGATTGTAAATGAGTACATACCGCAAAATGTTTGGGACTTCCCGGACACTGATGGGGAGACACCCTTTGTACAGGAAAACAATTCAGCTAAAACCGAGTTCGTTGTTCAACTTCCACAGTTGGATCATGTTGACTATGTTCGCCATGATGTCGACCCAACTGAAGTTACAAACATCCATCGTATGAATTCACAGCCTCAACAATTAGATGATTTCATTGTCGATGATGACAAGGAGGGCCTAAATACCGAAGAAGACAACTCCTTAGAATTAGAGAGTGGCAGTGATGATAATGTTGTATATGTAactgatgatgaggatgatgaattgtaattgaaatagtattttaaataaaataaaattacaacccttcttctttaatatgttttgaatatattagtttattttaaataaacaatatgtgTTGTATATGTAGTATGTCTACACCAGGTGGCAGCAGTTCAAAAAAGAAAGGGGTCAGAGGTAAATACAAAGGCAAGAATGTTGAGGAAGAGCTCTCTAAAACACAATCTGCCAAGTTACAGATTGAGTTGCATGCAGAGACTGGCACCCCCGTCGgcaaaaatggaaaaaattcaacaatatgGCTAAGTGGATGACTCGGATGTCTATCCCCATCAATAAATTCAAATGGGAAGATGTCAGTAGAGCTGACATCAATGCACTCTGGGATAGACTTGAGGTAcgttgtaataatttttttaatttttaaattactatactcttattaaattgtaattaatgtattaatgtgTAACTTTTTGCATACCAAGTTTGTCCTCCCACGAGATAACCCTACATTCGTTTACTACGGTGAGTACGAGATGTCAAAGGGTTTACGTGACTGGAGGGCAGACTACAAGAAAAAGTGGATACAAAACATTGAGGAGCTTGGACAGGAGAGGGCCGACATGTCACCTCCTGAGGGAGTAACTCAGGAGGTGTGGAGTGACTGCATCGCTTACTGGAGCACAGAGAAACAAaaggtacattttttaaaatttctaattttagtaatgtttaatttatatagtcaataataaataattatttgttagaaaaattattaatttcaggcgagagcagcgaaaaataaagaaagtcggGGTAAGATGAAACTTCAAGGAGGCTGGGGCTCGAAGCCTATTGTTATACATGTTGTCGAGGGGGTAAGtttatatattactatcattcatttaattttttctagtaaaataacaatactaatatattttc from Cannabis sativa cultivar Pink pepper isolate KNU-18-1 chromosome 4, ASM2916894v1, whole genome shotgun sequence carries:
- the LOC133037009 gene encoding uncharacterized protein LOC133037009 — translated: MAEKKGNGKKVPHKVMRYFPLTPRLKRLYCSRHTAEDMRWHYSQRPKEDGVLRHPADAEEWKQFDRLYPSFAVEPRNVRLGLATDGPSSPGKDIDVFMRSLIDELKQLWETGVETRDSYNGTVFSMRAAVLWTINDFSAYALMSGWSTKGYMACPTCNEHTPSIGLNSKIGYVGHRRFLEMSDPRRSSKKYNGKPEKRAPPPVLTGDDILSQLNRIPLSLPGKHKQFGGVKRKRSSEELNCLVGTLLSIDGKSKDTDKARMDLQDLQIRRELWLYEDRNGKWKNPPASYTLSVQERIESADFIKSVRFPDGFAANLDKNVNLDTGKIFRFKSHDCHVLLQRLLPEGIRKFLKKEIRDTIIELCVYFKQLCSRTLNVSDLEKMQTNILTILCKLETIFPPAFFDIMVHVVMHLPKEAILGGPVQYRWMYPIERSMSVYMQYVRNRARPEGSIAESFVVNEALTFCSMYFREVETRFNSPDRNNDIVQNMPTR